The proteins below come from a single Faecalibaculum rodentium genomic window:
- the purC gene encoding phosphoribosylaminoimidazolesuccinocarboxamide synthase, translating to MKQLEQMYEGKAKKVYATDDPNLVIVDYKDDATAFNGLKKGTIAGKGAINNRMTNYLMKQLEEQGIPTHFVKEIDDRKTVVKKVDIIPLEVIIRNRAAGSFSKRLGIPEGSDLRCSTLEFSYKDDDLGDPLINSYMAKAIGAATQEEIDVITDYAFRVNDLLKSFFKGIGIELIDFKLEFGKTADGTIVLADEISPDTCRYWDMETGEHLDKDRFRRDLGDPEGAYKEVFARMGFTEAD from the coding sequence ATGAAACAGCTCGAACAGATGTATGAAGGCAAAGCCAAAAAGGTCTATGCTACCGACGATCCGAATCTGGTGATCGTGGATTACAAAGATGACGCCACTGCATTCAATGGCCTGAAAAAAGGGACCATTGCCGGCAAAGGAGCCATCAACAACCGCATGACCAACTACCTGATGAAACAGCTGGAAGAACAGGGCATTCCCACACACTTTGTAAAGGAGATCGACGACCGGAAAACTGTCGTGAAGAAAGTCGACATCATTCCCCTGGAAGTCATCATCCGCAACCGTGCAGCCGGAAGCTTTTCGAAACGCCTTGGCATTCCCGAGGGTTCCGATCTTCGCTGCTCCACTCTGGAGTTTTCCTACAAGGATGACGACCTGGGCGACCCTCTGATCAACAGCTATATGGCCAAAGCCATCGGAGCCGCTACACAGGAAGAGATCGATGTCATTACCGACTATGCTTTCCGGGTTAATGATCTGTTGAAATCATTCTTCAAGGGCATCGGAATCGAGCTGATCGATTTCAAGCTGGAGTTTGGAAAAACCGCAGACGGGACCATTGTCCTCGCTGATGAAATTTCTCCGGATACCTGCCGGTACTGGGACATGGAGACAGGCGAACACCTGGACAAGGACCGTTTCCGCCGTGACCTGGGAGATCCGGAAGGTGCATACAAAGAAGTATTTGCCCGCATGGGATTTACGGAGGCAGACTGA
- a CDS encoding tRNA1(Val) (adenine(37)-N6)-methyltransferase: MTEAGLEKKTGPAMEAEKPLRQDWFLDPDRRIWQHPDHFRFNTDTALLAKFMVIRPGETVIDIGTNNGVLLVYADDSHPALMTGIELLHEPAQVARQNLSVCHSPWEILEQPVQQVMDRKADVVISNPPYFSLQATDRKTPLTLRQQGRAEFHLTLGELCEAASRFLNDGGRFYLVHRPDRLQEILTVLEKHHLIVKRLQLVYDRRDSLCKSLLVEARKNGRTGGLAMEPPLWIGVAAGDGNEERSGDSGCRLGEPDTLAV; the protein is encoded by the coding sequence ATGACTGAGGCAGGACTGGAAAAGAAAACAGGGCCCGCAATGGAAGCAGAAAAGCCGCTCAGACAGGACTGGTTTCTGGATCCGGACCGGCGGATCTGGCAGCACCCGGATCATTTCCGGTTCAACACAGATACAGCGCTGCTGGCGAAATTCATGGTAATCCGGCCCGGAGAAACCGTGATCGATATCGGAACCAACAACGGAGTGCTGCTGGTGTATGCCGATGACAGCCATCCTGCCCTCATGACCGGCATTGAACTGCTGCATGAACCGGCTCAGGTGGCAAGACAAAACCTGTCTGTCTGCCACAGTCCCTGGGAGATCCTGGAGCAGCCGGTGCAGCAGGTCATGGACCGGAAAGCCGATGTGGTAATCTCCAACCCGCCGTATTTCTCTTTGCAGGCAACCGACCGGAAGACCCCGCTGACACTCCGGCAGCAGGGAAGAGCCGAGTTTCACCTGACCCTGGGAGAACTCTGCGAAGCGGCTTCCCGGTTTCTGAATGACGGAGGCCGGTTCTATCTTGTGCACCGGCCGGACAGACTGCAGGAGATCCTGACGGTGCTGGAAAAGCATCACCTGATTGTCAAACGCCTGCAGCTGGTGTATGACCGACGTGACAGTTTATGCAAGTCTCTGCTGGTGGAAGCCAGGAAAAATGGCCGGACCGGGGGACTGGCCATGGAACCGCCATTGTGGATCGGTGTGGCTGCGGGTGATGGAAACGAAGAAAGATCCGGTGATTCCGGCTGCAGACTTGGCGAACCGGACACATTGGCAGTATGA
- a CDS encoding TetR/AcrR family transcriptional regulator, translating into MTRQRKTSEFLRTCIFEALMLLLDQKKYEDITISELAEKAGVSRMTYYRTYENKEDVVIQFLRTRTDSLLRQFDEGNYNNRYEWYRDIFEEILEQKDVTYKILKTPQLCAVALEHFNNFAKVLLPRVYKIEGDSTVMHNRIIYQTGGFVFLMSHWVLDGCKQSPDEMARLLDSYIHNEKK; encoded by the coding sequence ATGACAAGACAAAGGAAGACCAGCGAATTTCTGAGGACCTGCATATTTGAGGCGCTGATGCTGTTGCTGGACCAGAAGAAATACGAAGATATCACTATTTCGGAACTGGCTGAGAAAGCCGGCGTCTCGCGCATGACGTATTACCGTACGTATGAAAACAAAGAAGATGTGGTGATTCAGTTCCTTCGCACAAGAACCGACAGCCTGCTTCGGCAGTTTGACGAAGGCAACTACAACAACCGCTATGAATGGTACAGGGATATATTCGAGGAGATTCTCGAACAGAAGGACGTTACCTACAAGATCCTGAAAACCCCCCAGCTTTGTGCGGTGGCACTGGAACATTTCAACAATTTCGCCAAAGTACTGCTGCCCCGTGTATACAAAATCGAAGGGGACAGTACGGTAATGCATAACCGGATTATCTATCAGACCGGCGGATTTGTGTTTTTGATGTCCCACTGGGTGCTGGACGGATGCAAACAGTCTCCGGATGAAATGGCCAGGCTGCTGGACAGCTACATTCACAACGAGAAAAAATAA
- a CDS encoding type 1 glutamine amidotransferase, with protein sequence MKIAWLYHDFMDLYGDKGNIMVLQKRCRDRGIPCEVDKIGIGQEADLSTYDLIFLGGGADKEQLQLIPDLLSRRDNIRKALDEGTFALLICGGYQLFGQYYIAADGTRIEGLGFHSYCTETGKAGSRCIGNIVIDADLDDRRTRIIGFENHGGQTLNVTRPLGKVVSGCGNSFHAGYEGYYDGQMLGTYLHGPLLPKNPEVADFVIAKAMQKRNPSFRMEDLKPLDDSVAALARSQVLQKLGLES encoded by the coding sequence ATGAAAATCGCCTGGTTGTATCATGACTTTATGGACCTGTATGGGGACAAAGGAAACATCATGGTTCTGCAGAAACGCTGCCGGGACAGAGGCATCCCCTGTGAAGTGGACAAGATCGGCATCGGTCAGGAAGCCGACCTATCGACCTACGATCTGATCTTTCTGGGGGGCGGAGCGGACAAGGAACAGCTGCAGCTGATTCCCGACCTTCTGTCCCGCCGGGACAACATCCGCAAGGCACTGGACGAAGGCACCTTTGCCCTGCTGATCTGCGGAGGCTACCAGCTTTTTGGACAATATTATATTGCAGCTGACGGAACCAGAATCGAGGGACTGGGGTTCCACTCCTACTGTACGGAGACAGGAAAGGCCGGGTCCAGGTGCATCGGAAACATTGTCATAGATGCCGATCTGGATGACCGCAGAACCCGGATCATCGGCTTTGAAAACCACGGCGGTCAGACACTGAACGTGACCAGACCGCTGGGCAAGGTAGTCAGCGGCTGCGGAAACAGCTTCCATGCCGGATATGAAGGATATTATGACGGGCAGATGCTGGGTACATACCTGCATGGGCCTCTGCTCCCGAAAAATCCGGAAGTTGCTGATTTTGTCATCGCAAAGGCTATGCAGAAGCGGAACCCTTCTTTCCGGATGGAGGACCTCAAACCGCTGGATGACAGCGTTGCGGCCCTTGCCAGGAGTCAGGTCCTGCAAAAACTCGGACTGGAATCCTGA
- the purB gene encoding adenylosuccinate lyase, translating into MADHSIWSSPLSARYASRPMQELFSDDKKFRTWRRLWIALAEAEQELGLDITDVQIAQLREHAEDINYDVAKAREAKVRHDVMSHVYAYGQQCPDARGIIHLGATSCYVGDNTDLIVMHEALALLQKKIVAILAQLREFALKYKDMPTLAFTHFQPAQPTTVGKRAALWTQDLLMDYEEIQYLLDNKKLLGQKGTTGTQASFMELFDGDEAKASQIDALIASKMGYDSVFPVSGQTYTRKYDTRVLHALSGIAQSAHKFSNDIRLLQHMKEIEEPFEKNQIGSSAMAYKRNPMRSERMAALANFVMSDAMNPAMTASTQWFERTLDDSANRRMSVAEGFLATDGILDLYLNITDGLKVYPKVIEADLLRELPFMATENIMMDAVKAGGDRQELHEAIREHSMEAARQVKEFGRPNDLVDRIAGDPRFGLTREQILESMEPSRFVGRAPEQTEAFFREFVDPILDANKEALNMTAEISV; encoded by the coding sequence ATGGCAGATCATTCTATCTGGTCTTCTCCTCTTTCTGCACGGTATGCATCCCGGCCAATGCAGGAGCTGTTTTCGGATGACAAAAAATTCCGGACATGGCGCCGGCTGTGGATCGCACTGGCCGAAGCAGAGCAGGAACTGGGCCTTGACATCACAGATGTCCAGATTGCCCAGCTCAGGGAACATGCAGAGGACATCAACTATGATGTGGCAAAAGCCAGAGAAGCGAAGGTCCGTCATGATGTCATGTCCCATGTCTATGCCTATGGGCAGCAATGCCCGGACGCCAGAGGCATCATCCACCTGGGTGCCACCAGCTGCTATGTGGGAGACAACACCGATCTGATTGTGATGCACGAAGCGCTGGCCCTGCTGCAGAAAAAAATCGTCGCCATACTGGCACAGCTCCGGGAGTTTGCCCTGAAGTACAAGGATATGCCGACTCTGGCGTTCACGCATTTCCAGCCGGCACAGCCCACCACTGTCGGCAAGCGCGCAGCCCTCTGGACGCAGGATCTGCTCATGGACTATGAGGAGATTCAGTACCTTCTGGACAACAAAAAGCTTCTTGGACAGAAGGGAACGACCGGGACACAGGCGAGCTTCATGGAGCTGTTCGACGGCGATGAAGCAAAAGCCAGTCAGATCGACGCTCTGATCGCCTCCAAAATGGGATATGACAGTGTCTTCCCGGTTTCCGGTCAGACATACACCCGCAAATATGATACCCGGGTCCTTCACGCCCTGTCGGGCATTGCCCAGAGTGCACACAAGTTCAGCAATGACATCCGGCTGCTGCAGCACATGAAGGAGATCGAGGAACCCTTTGAAAAAAACCAGATCGGTTCAAGTGCGATGGCCTACAAGCGCAATCCGATGCGCAGCGAACGGATGGCCGCCCTTGCCAATTTCGTGATGTCGGATGCCATGAATCCAGCCATGACAGCCAGCACCCAGTGGTTTGAAAGGACTCTGGATGACTCGGCCAACCGGCGGATGTCGGTAGCAGAAGGTTTTCTTGCGACAGACGGGATCCTGGATCTCTACCTGAACATCACAGATGGACTGAAGGTCTATCCGAAAGTCATTGAAGCCGATCTTCTTCGGGAACTGCCCTTCATGGCGACAGAAAACATCATGATGGATGCTGTGAAAGCCGGTGGCGACCGGCAGGAGCTGCATGAAGCCATCCGCGAGCATTCCATGGAAGCAGCCAGGCAGGTCAAGGAATTCGGCAGGCCGAACGATCTGGTCGACCGGATCGCCGGTGATCCCAGGTTCGGTCTCACCCGGGAACAGATTCTGGAATCCATGGAACCCTCCCGATTCGTCGGACGGGCCCCGGAACAGACAGAAGCGTTCTTCCGCGAGTTTGTAGATCCAATTCTGGATGCAAACAAAGAGGCCTTGAACATGACTGCGGAAATCAGCGTCTGA
- a CDS encoding MurT ligase domain-containing protein, protein MKNLAIAAVRMSRWLLSFAGRGGSLPGQIGLRLDPRILSRLQIDGPVIVVTGTNGKTSTANLIADLLEKAGYQVVTNRKGDNLREGITTALVSQTSLGGRVKATAAVLETDELNVRYILPSLPVTALVVTNFFRDQLDRAREMEQLIESIEGVLKPFRGTLILNANDPNVLRLATKAPKASVMTFGVSENSATTRTTSEAAEGKFCPVCGQPLDYDWYQYSHIGKFHCPGCGFSTPADINVNLDQIDVDDRSFSWNGQRFHSPYEGLYSMYNAAAVLAVGKLLNIPGKVAEYVFRHAPQPAGRNETFEINGQNVILNLIKNPTGANEVMKVIEKDRSPKQVVIVLNDREQDGRDVSWIYDTHFEKFMNPETRAIWCTGTRSGDMGLRMLYGGWDGELNLSSNLKETIQKAVASGDTVYVVATYTALVPARNAILEEVRS, encoded by the coding sequence ATGAAAAATCTCGCAATTGCAGCGGTTCGGATGTCCCGCTGGCTGCTGTCCTTTGCAGGACGCGGCGGGTCCCTTCCCGGCCAGATCGGACTCAGACTGGATCCCAGGATCCTGAGCAGACTGCAGATCGATGGCCCCGTGATTGTGGTGACAGGCACAAACGGCAAGACCAGTACAGCCAATCTGATCGCCGATCTTCTGGAGAAAGCCGGCTACCAGGTGGTCACCAACCGCAAGGGCGACAATCTGAGAGAAGGAATCACTACGGCTCTTGTTTCGCAGACAAGTCTCGGCGGCCGTGTAAAAGCCACAGCTGCCGTATTGGAAACGGATGAACTGAATGTCAGATACATACTGCCGTCTCTGCCTGTAACGGCGCTGGTCGTGACGAATTTCTTCCGCGATCAGCTGGACCGTGCGAGGGAAATGGAGCAGCTCATTGAATCTATAGAAGGGGTGCTGAAACCCTTCAGGGGGACGCTTATCCTCAACGCCAACGACCCGAACGTGCTTCGTCTGGCCACAAAAGCCCCGAAGGCCAGCGTCATGACATTCGGGGTGTCTGAAAACAGTGCCACCACCCGTACAACCAGTGAAGCGGCAGAAGGCAAATTCTGCCCGGTTTGCGGACAGCCGCTGGACTATGACTGGTATCAGTATTCTCATATCGGAAAGTTTCACTGTCCTGGCTGCGGGTTTTCCACACCTGCTGACATCAATGTCAATCTGGATCAGATCGATGTGGATGACAGAAGCTTCAGCTGGAACGGACAGCGGTTTCACAGTCCCTATGAGGGTCTGTACTCCATGTACAATGCCGCCGCTGTCCTGGCTGTGGGAAAACTTCTGAACATACCCGGCAAAGTGGCAGAATATGTCTTCCGGCATGCCCCGCAGCCGGCTGGCAGAAACGAAACATTTGAAATCAACGGGCAGAACGTGATCCTGAACCTGATCAAGAACCCGACGGGTGCCAATGAGGTGATGAAAGTCATCGAGAAAGACCGGAGCCCCAAACAGGTTGTCATCGTGCTCAATGACAGGGAACAGGACGGACGGGATGTGAGCTGGATCTACGATACCCACTTTGAGAAGTTCATGAATCCGGAGACAAGGGCCATCTGGTGCACAGGAACCCGTTCCGGAGATATGGGACTGCGGATGCTGTATGGCGGCTGGGACGGAGAACTGAACCTGTCTTCCAATTTGAAGGAAACGATTCAGAAAGCCGTTGCCAGCGGGGACACTGTGTATGTGGTGGCGACCTATACAGCCCTGGTACCGGCCAGAAACGCCATTCTGGAGGAGGTGCGATCATGA
- a CDS encoding Mrp/NBP35 family ATP-binding protein, which yields MNMSCEGCPSKGNCSKDSTLCSVQTNPKNHIKHVIAVLSGKGGVGKSTVTVLLARALKQMGLQVGVMDADITGPSIPRLFGIESEKAYATGENEIIPVKTQEGIEVMSLNYLLKNEDDPVIWRGPIVGNVVKQFYTDVIWGDLDVLLIDMPPGTGDVALTILQQLPVQGVIMVSTPQPMVSMIVSKAVHMCEQMHVPVLGILENMAYLDCPHCGERIDFYNTDQLSEFLESSGLKLYGTLPMMDLIRDVSGYEGYDLRSREQVDGFMKDVAAQVMADVTASAQQQA from the coding sequence ATGAACATGTCTTGTGAAGGTTGTCCGTCCAAAGGGAACTGCTCGAAAGACAGCACACTGTGCTCCGTGCAGACGAATCCCAAAAACCATATAAAACACGTGATTGCCGTTTTATCCGGCAAAGGCGGTGTGGGAAAATCCACTGTTACAGTCCTGCTGGCCCGTGCCCTGAAACAGATGGGACTGCAGGTCGGTGTCATGGATGCCGATATCACCGGTCCCAGTATTCCGCGGCTCTTTGGCATTGAATCGGAAAAGGCCTATGCTACGGGCGAGAACGAAATCATTCCTGTGAAGACACAGGAGGGAATCGAAGTAATGTCCCTGAACTACCTGCTGAAGAACGAAGATGACCCGGTCATCTGGCGGGGTCCGATCGTCGGCAACGTGGTCAAGCAGTTTTATACAGATGTGATCTGGGGCGACCTGGATGTGCTGCTGATCGACATGCCTCCCGGAACCGGAGATGTGGCGCTGACCATTCTGCAGCAGCTGCCGGTCCAGGGTGTGATCATGGTTTCCACACCTCAGCCCATGGTCTCCATGATTGTGTCCAAAGCTGTGCACATGTGTGAACAGATGCATGTTCCTGTTCTGGGTATCCTGGAAAACATGGCGTATCTGGACTGCCCGCACTGTGGCGAACGGATTGATTTCTACAACACAGATCAGCTGTCGGAATTCCTGGAGTCTTCCGGGCTGAAGCTGTACGGCACCCTGCCGATGATGGACCTGATCCGGGATGTGAGCGGATATGAAGGCTACGACCTCCGGAGCCGGGAACAGGTGGATGGCTTCATGAAAGATGTGGCTGCCCAGGTCATGGCAGATGTGACAGCTTCAGCACAACAGCAGGCATGA
- a CDS encoding AEC family transporter: MLSLQLEIFLLLALGWFVAWKNLLSKSARTQLTSLVLSLVLPAAIIQSFELDLTWEEFRTMSSVLFCSIGIQVLYSLTAKLLWRHQPENQQISLRYGTLVSNAGFMGMPIAGQLYGSLGLLCASIFLIPQRIVMWSAGLALYTRADRRTAIRKVLLHPCIIALEIGVAVLLLRMNGILLPEPLDAAIHAVGSCNTALSMMMIGGMMADADKQNVFSPVTLGYSCIRLVALPLVIWFLLLQVPVPRLARQVCVVLSAMPAASTTGMLAQKYDRDPAFASRLIFVSTLLSMITLPFISWLVSL, encoded by the coding sequence ATGCTGTCTCTGCAGCTCGAAATCTTTCTGCTGCTCGCCCTTGGCTGGTTTGTCGCATGGAAAAATCTTCTGAGCAAATCCGCACGTACTCAGCTGACCTCACTGGTTCTGTCACTGGTTCTTCCCGCCGCCATCATCCAGTCCTTTGAGCTGGACCTGACCTGGGAGGAATTCAGGACTATGTCCTCCGTGCTCTTCTGTTCCATCGGTATCCAGGTCCTGTATTCCCTGACAGCGAAACTGCTCTGGCGACACCAGCCGGAAAACCAGCAGATCAGTCTGCGTTACGGGACACTGGTATCGAACGCCGGGTTCATGGGAATGCCCATTGCCGGTCAGCTGTATGGCAGCCTGGGCCTTCTCTGTGCCTCGATCTTCCTGATTCCTCAGCGTATCGTGATGTGGAGTGCGGGACTGGCGCTGTATACCAGGGCAGACCGCAGAACAGCCATCCGCAAAGTCCTGCTCCATCCATGCATCATCGCCCTGGAAATCGGTGTGGCTGTGCTTCTGTTACGCATGAACGGGATCCTGCTGCCTGAGCCGCTGGATGCTGCCATTCATGCAGTGGGAAGCTGCAATACAGCTCTGTCCATGATGATGATCGGCGGCATGATGGCAGATGCAGACAAACAGAATGTCTTTTCACCGGTGACACTCGGATATTCCTGTATCCGGCTGGTTGCCCTGCCGCTGGTCATCTGGTTCCTTCTGCTCCAGGTGCCGGTTCCGCGGCTGGCCAGGCAGGTATGCGTGGTTCTCTCTGCCATGCCCGCAGCAAGCACAACGGGCATGCTGGCACAGAAATATGACAGGGATCCGGCATTTGCCTCCAGACTCATCTTTGTGTCCACTTTGCTGTCCATGATCACGCTGCCGTTTATTTCCTGGCTGGTCAGTCTGTGA
- a CDS encoding GNAT family N-acetyltransferase: protein MKLIPATTEQDLNRVRNLYMVSFPDSERKPFDMILAMHETGNADILMMMDPDFSGLLITMKDDGLLLIDYLAVDPAIHSQGHGSRALTAFEALYPGQRVVLEIENPDKAPEGSPEHRRLSFYQNNGFAVMNTGIRLFDVPMKLLVRNGSVTYEDYKAFLIRRLGPWANEHIYPDD from the coding sequence ATGAAACTGATACCAGCCACAACAGAACAGGACCTGAACAGAGTCCGGAATCTGTACATGGTCTCCTTTCCGGACAGTGAACGGAAACCCTTTGACATGATTCTGGCCATGCATGAAACCGGAAACGCGGATATCCTCATGATGATGGACCCGGACTTCAGCGGACTGCTGATCACCATGAAAGACGACGGGCTGCTCCTTATTGACTATCTGGCCGTGGATCCCGCCATTCACAGCCAGGGTCACGGATCCCGGGCACTGACCGCCTTTGAGGCCCTGTATCCTGGGCAGAGAGTCGTTCTGGAAATCGAAAATCCCGACAAGGCGCCAGAAGGGAGTCCTGAACACAGACGGCTTTCGTTTTATCAGAATAACGGATTTGCTGTCATGAATACCGGCATACGGCTCTTTGATGTTCCCATGAAGCTGCTCGTACGGAACGGAAGCGTAACGTACGAGGACTACAAAGCGTTTCTGATCAGGCGTCTGGGACCATGGGCAAACGAACACATTTATCCGGATGATTGA
- the dinB gene encoding DNA polymerase IV — protein sequence MARVLFHIDLNAFFASAEELRHPEYKERPMAVGSLSSRGVLSTANYAARALGIHSAMPVFQARQLDPDLIIVPGDHAYYRRLSGEFFRILRRFSPMLEPVSIDECFLDVTDPIRRYKRPLDLAVAIQTAVYEELGLKCSIGVAPNRFLAKMASDMRKPMGITVLRKSEVPAKLWPLDISDMVGIGKKTVPLLKKAGVDTIGDLADPENEEAVRRILGKNALSMIRKARGNGPDKLEFSSTHKSVSVSRTLTVDIYTLEESLSFARDLCRELVRRLQKEGQKGMLISVVFRDVDFRNKVRSRTLEEYTDQFEPVFETVQSIIEQNFEPEGYRHMGVSMGSLQDADKILMQPTIFEPVQDTARDVVNLLNRKFDQSVFTTAGDLLKQREEKGAQPGSAGVAEREQTVSVGDRPDHRDQTGPVEMQGGTEND from the coding sequence ATGGCCAGAGTCCTGTTTCACATTGACCTGAATGCATTCTTCGCGAGTGCTGAAGAACTGCGTCATCCTGAATACAAAGAGCGGCCCATGGCAGTGGGCTCTTTGTCTTCCAGAGGCGTGCTGTCCACAGCCAATTACGCTGCCAGGGCCCTGGGCATCCATTCCGCCATGCCGGTGTTCCAGGCCAGGCAGCTGGATCCGGACCTGATCATTGTTCCGGGAGACCATGCCTATTACCGTCGGCTCTCCGGGGAGTTTTTCCGGATCCTCCGGCGGTTTTCTCCCATGCTCGAACCGGTTTCCATCGATGAGTGTTTTCTCGATGTGACCGACCCGATCCGCAGGTACAAGCGGCCTCTGGACCTGGCTGTGGCTATCCAGACAGCGGTCTATGAGGAACTGGGGCTGAAATGCTCCATCGGCGTGGCTCCCAACCGCTTTCTGGCGAAAATGGCCAGCGACATGCGCAAACCCATGGGCATCACTGTGCTGCGCAAATCCGAGGTCCCGGCCAAGCTCTGGCCCCTGGACATCAGCGATATGGTGGGAATCGGAAAGAAAACCGTGCCGCTGCTGAAAAAAGCCGGTGTGGACACCATCGGCGACCTGGCGGATCCGGAGAATGAAGAGGCTGTCCGCCGGATCCTTGGAAAAAATGCCCTGTCCATGATCCGCAAGGCCCGGGGCAATGGCCCGGACAAACTGGAGTTTTCCTCCACCCACAAGTCTGTCTCTGTTTCCCGGACGCTGACAGTGGATATTTACACCCTGGAAGAGTCTTTGAGCTTTGCGAGGGATCTGTGCAGGGAACTGGTCAGGCGCCTGCAGAAGGAGGGGCAGAAAGGCATGCTGATCAGTGTGGTGTTTCGGGATGTGGACTTCCGGAACAAAGTGCGGTCCCGGACACTGGAGGAATATACCGATCAGTTCGAGCCGGTCTTCGAGACAGTGCAGTCAATCATTGAGCAGAACTTCGAGCCGGAGGGATACCGGCATATGGGTGTCAGCATGGGATCCCTGCAGGATGCGGACAAGATCCTGATGCAGCCGACGATTTTTGAACCTGTACAGGATACCGCCCGGGATGTTGTGAATCTGCTGAACCGCAAGTTCGATCAGTCCGTATTCACCACAGCCGGGGATCTGCTGAAACAGCGGGAGGAAAAAGGCGCGCAGCCAGGATCGGCAGGAGTGGCTGAACGGGAACAGACAGTCTCTGTCGGTGACCGTCCGGACCATAGGGATCAGACCGGGCCTGTCGAGATGCAGGGTGGAACAGAGAATGACTGA